Proteins encoded within one genomic window of Gadus macrocephalus chromosome 16, ASM3116895v1:
- the rtn2a gene encoding reticulon-2a isoform X2 gives MASKVMDLIYWKDTERSGMVLTGLVVVLLSLFQLSIITVVSTLSLAVVCFAIAVRVYYKTLHILNWADGEHPFKKYLDMDIGLSGEQAEHAVQKAIVMAMSALDTLKKLLFVANLIDSLKFLVLLYLATFLGKIFNGLTVFIMGVIAIFSLPLFYQQRQEQVDSAIAKIQANVDNVKDM, from the exons TGATGGATCTGATCTACTGGAAGGACACGGAGCGGTCGGGCATGGTGCTgacggggctggtggtggtcctGCTGTCCCTGTTCCAGCTCAGCATCATCACCGTGGTCTCCACCCTCTCGCTCGCCGTCGTCTGCTTCGCCATCGCCGTGCGCGTCTACTACAAGACCCTGCACATCCTCAACTGGGCTGATGGGGAGCACCCCTTCAA GAAGTACCTGGACATGGACATCGGTCTGAGTGGAGAGCAGGCCGAGCATGCTGTGCAGAAGGCCATCGTCATGGCGATGTCTGCGTTGGATACCCTGAAGAAACTACTCTTTGTCGCCAACCTCATCGACTccctcaag TTCCTGGTCCTGCTGTACCTGGCGACGTTCCTTGGGAAGATCTTCAACGGCCTCACCGTCTTCATCATGG GTGTTATCGCTATTTTCTCTCTGCCACTTTTCTACCAGCAGCGCCAG GAGCAGGTCGATAGCGCCATTGCGAAGATCCAGGCCAACGTCGACAACGTGAAGGACATGTGA